In the Helianthus annuus cultivar XRQ/B chromosome 11, HanXRQr2.0-SUNRISE, whole genome shotgun sequence genome, one interval contains:
- the LOC110890892 gene encoding uncharacterized protein LOC110890892, which produces MDIEKKDELPLRSATVPTTGDQKKLKRRRCIIICSSILAVILMIALILLILSLTVFKAKKPVLTVNSVALDDLDVNITPLPPKISLNLSLALDLTIKNPNKVSIKYQPSSAILRYKGRDLGDVPIPAGKIGADGIERLNLTVVLFADRLLTDSGIYRDVLGGNLPFSTYTRIKAKARVVFFNVHVTSTSTCDVNIDIGSRSVSNQTCHYKNNLG; this is translated from the coding sequence ATGGACATCGAAAAGAAAGACGAACTACCACTCAGATCCGCCACCGTTCCCACCACCGGCGACCAGAAAAAACTCAAACGCCGGAGATGCATCATCATCTGCTCATCAATACTCGCAGTAATCCTCATGATCGCATTAATACTACTCATCTTATCCTTAACCGTCTTCAAAGCTAAAAAACCAGTCCTAACAGTGAATTCAGTGGCGCTAGACGACTTGGACGTAAACATAACTCCATTACCACCTAAAATATCCTTAAACCTTTCACTCGCTTTAGACCTGACAATTAAGAATCCTAACAAAGTCAGTATCAAGTACCAGCCCAGCTCGGCTATTCTCCGGTACAAAGGGAGAGATCTTGGTGATGTTCCCATACCCGCGGGGAAAATTGGAGCGGATGGTATTGAGCGCTTGAATCTTACGGTTGTTCTTTTTGCTGATCGCTTGCTTACGGATTCTGGGATATATAGGGATGTTCTTGGAGGTAATTTGCCGTTTTCGACTTATACAAGAATTAAAGCTAAAGCTCGTGTGGTGTTTTTTAATGTTCATGTTACTTCTACGTCGACTTGTGATGTGAATATTGATATTGGAAGTAGAAGTGTTTCGAATCAGACTTGTCATTACAAGAATAATTTagggtga